In Eriocheir sinensis breed Jianghai 21 chromosome 45, ASM2467909v1, whole genome shotgun sequence, the following proteins share a genomic window:
- the LOC126980846 gene encoding protein lin-37 homolog isoform X2, giving the protein MALDVAHGGDVDAARGRFDAALQGLLQKDEESDSENESDPDSKVKVFTKLGMSSNRATRPPRKRRRKEIDLRDSGFHHTFVMRMFDRSVDLAQFDETSPLYPICRAWMINQPHNSSLNVKQEPGSPTGETFNSAENSQENDFPTEILSDGPTNGAVAMGKLPAPDPWPSDTFNKDPRIPEPLPHPPNRLKEINECETTLPGLLMTEHLKRWRQIRNLWRNASRVNDQRYSTSYGLLKAMFERAHEG; this is encoded by the exons ATGGCCCTCGACGTCGCACACG GTGGCGATGTTGATGCTGCCCGTGGGAGGTTTGACGCAGCCCTTCAGGGTCTGCTGCAGAAAGATGAAGAGTCGGATTCTGAAAATGAGTCTGATCCCGACAGTAAAGTGAAAGTTTT CACCAAACTTGGCATGTCCAGCAACCGAGCCACACGTCCCCCCCgcaagaggcgaaggaaggagatcGACCTGCGTGACTCCGGCTTCCACCACACCTTTGTGATGCGCATGTTTGACCGCAGCGTCGACCTGGCTCAGTTTGACGAGACCTCGCCACTCTACCCAATATGCCGAGCCTGGATGATCAACCAGCCACACAACTCCAGCCTCAATGTAAA ACAAGAGCCGGGAAGTCCCACCGGAGAAACCTTCAACAGTGCAGAAAACAGTCAAGAGAATGACTTCCCCACCGAGATCCTGTCAGATGGACCTACCAACGGCGCCGTGGCAATGGGCAAACTGCCAGCGCCTGACCCCTGGCCGTCCGACACCTTCAACAAAGACCCACGGATCCCAGAGCCTCTGCCGCACCCGCCCAACAGACTCAAGGAGATAAAT GAGTGTGAAACTACACTGCCGGGGCTGCTGATGACCGAACACCTGAAAAGGTGGCGACAAATTCGAAACCTCTGGAGAAATGCCTCGAGAGTCAACGACCAGCGCTACAGCACCTCCTACGGCCTCCTGAAAGCCATGTTTGAAAG GGCCCACGAAGGTTGA
- the LOC126980846 gene encoding protein lin-37 homolog isoform X1 → MSSSGVKVKQEREESGGDVDAARGRFDAALQGLLQKDEESDSENESDPDSKVKVFTKLGMSSNRATRPPRKRRRKEIDLRDSGFHHTFVMRMFDRSVDLAQFDETSPLYPICRAWMINQPHNSSLNVKQEPGSPTGETFNSAENSQENDFPTEILSDGPTNGAVAMGKLPAPDPWPSDTFNKDPRIPEPLPHPPNRLKEINECETTLPGLLMTEHLKRWRQIRNLWRNASRVNDQRYSTSYGLLKAMFERAHEG, encoded by the exons ATGTCCTCCTCCGGGGTCAAGgtgaagcaggagagagaggagtCCG GTGGCGATGTTGATGCTGCCCGTGGGAGGTTTGACGCAGCCCTTCAGGGTCTGCTGCAGAAAGATGAAGAGTCGGATTCTGAAAATGAGTCTGATCCCGACAGTAAAGTGAAAGTTTT CACCAAACTTGGCATGTCCAGCAACCGAGCCACACGTCCCCCCCgcaagaggcgaaggaaggagatcGACCTGCGTGACTCCGGCTTCCACCACACCTTTGTGATGCGCATGTTTGACCGCAGCGTCGACCTGGCTCAGTTTGACGAGACCTCGCCACTCTACCCAATATGCCGAGCCTGGATGATCAACCAGCCACACAACTCCAGCCTCAATGTAAA ACAAGAGCCGGGAAGTCCCACCGGAGAAACCTTCAACAGTGCAGAAAACAGTCAAGAGAATGACTTCCCCACCGAGATCCTGTCAGATGGACCTACCAACGGCGCCGTGGCAATGGGCAAACTGCCAGCGCCTGACCCCTGGCCGTCCGACACCTTCAACAAAGACCCACGGATCCCAGAGCCTCTGCCGCACCCGCCCAACAGACTCAAGGAGATAAAT GAGTGTGAAACTACACTGCCGGGGCTGCTGATGACCGAACACCTGAAAAGGTGGCGACAAATTCGAAACCTCTGGAGAAATGCCTCGAGAGTCAACGACCAGCGCTACAGCACCTCCTACGGCCTCCTGAAAGCCATGTTTGAAAG GGCCCACGAAGGTTGA